Proteins encoded by one window of Chiroxiphia lanceolata isolate bChiLan1 chromosome 26, bChiLan1.pri, whole genome shotgun sequence:
- the LOC116798706 gene encoding TANK-binding kinase 1-binding protein 1-like, with protein MDSMFEDDISILTQEALGPDEDWLDSPNTDLSGEMCSASHFALITAYDDIKNRLTGLERENSTLKRRLKMYEVKYPLIGEFGEEHIFSLYEAKETSLLKSEKASLQQQLNQFQHELQKSKEREEQLEEMIQAYEKLCVEKADLETELGEMRALVETHLSRIRSLEQQLRQRDGGAFPGLGTPMPGQEVPFLSLHPNPGLSHVLERAGGWQSRAMEAQSRLEAELEAARQENQRAQHREEHLKAECERLQAELKHLQDTREQEQSERDMAWVKKVGDDQVNLALAYTELTEELCRLRNLSSLQSQILRALLQEKGLNGGQRHSPLSQCHSPLSQCHSPLSQCHSPAQQRRSPAPQCPSPAPPGRSQCQSPALQRRSPGPPSQSPAQQRRSPAPGPCQSPAQQRRSPVPPSNQSPAQQRRSPAPPPPPCPSPASASPHRLPGERMELGYAKPSSRHIKAGFQGRRSYSEATNVALYQQSRSPWLQPEASTLPKHRPYGEVYLGGAGAPLSAREPFEEQHVRFEKQQSSDEEEWALPSPPSPEAGTIRCASFCAGFPAPDADAVRRAAAAYARAEHAQSWPSINLLLETVDSEVRSCPLCQLAFPIGYPDDALVKHIDSHLENSKI; from the exons ATGGACTCCATGTTCGAGGACGACATCAGCATCCTGACGCAGGAGGCGCTGGGGCCGGACGAGGACTGGCTGGACAGCCCCAACACCGACCTGTCGGGGGAGATGTGCTCGGCCTCGCACTTCGCCCTCATCACCGCCTACGACGACATCAAGAACCGGCTCAcggggctggagagggagaactCCACGCTCAAGCGCCGCCTCAAGATGTACGAGGTCAAG TACCCCCTGATCGGCGAGTTCGGGGAGGAGCACATCTTCTCCCTCTACGAGGCCAAGGAGACGTCGCTGCTCAAGAGCGAGAAGGCGtcgctgcagcagcagctcaacCAGTTCCAGCACGAG ctgcagaagagcaaagagcgggaggagcagctggaggagatgaTCCAGGCGTACGAGAAGCTCTGCGTGGAGAAGGCTGACCTGGAGACCGAGCTGGGAGAGATG CGGGCGCTGGTGGAGACTCACCTGAGCCGCATCCggagcctggagcagcagctgcggCAGCGCGACGGCGGCGCCTTCCCGGGGCTGGGCACCCCCATGCCCGGCCAGGAGGTGCCTTTCCTCAGCCTGCACCCCAACCCCGGGCTGAGCCACG tgctggagcgCGCCGGGGGCTGGCAGAGCCGGGCCATGGAGGCACAGAGCCGGCTGGAGGCCGAGCTGGAGGCGGCGCGGCAGGAGAACCAGCGCGCCCAGCACCGCGAGGAGCACCTCAAGGCCGAGTGCGAGAGGCTGCAGGCGGAGCTGAAGCACCTGCAGGACACCCGGGAGCAG GAGCAGTCAGAGCGGGACATGGCCTGGGTGAAGAAGGTGGGCGACGACCA GGTGAACCTGGCGCTGGCCTACACGGAGCTGACGGAGGAGCTGTGCCGCCTGCGGaacctcagctccctgcagagccagatCCTGAgggccctgctgcaggagaagggcCTCAACGGCG GCCAGCGCCACTCCCCGCTGTCCCAGTGCCACTCCCCACTGTCCCAGTGCCACTCCCCGCTGTCGCAGTGCCACTCCCCGGCCCAGCAGCGCCGCTCGCCCGCCCCGCAGTGCCCctcgcccgccccgccggggcgcTCCCAGTGCCAATCCCCCGCCCTCCAACGCCGCTCGCCGGGCCCTCCCAGCCAGTCGCCGGCCCAGCAGCGCCGCTCGCCAGCCCCCGGCCCCTGCCAGTCCCCCGCGCAGCAGCGCCGGTCCCCGGTGCCCCCCTCCAACCAGTCCCCGGCGCAGCAGCGCCGatccccggccccgccgccgcctccctgCCCGTCCCCGGCCTCGGCGTCCCCGCACCGGCTGCCCGGCGAGAGGATGGAGCTGGGCTACGCCAAACCCTCCAGCCGCCACATCAAGGCCGGCTTCCAGGGCCGCCGCAGCTACTCGGAGGCGACCAACGTGGCCCTGTACCAGCAGAGCCGCTCGCCGTGGCTGCAGCCCGAGGCCTCCACGCTGCCCAAGCACCGGCCCTACGGGGAGGTGTACCTGGGGGGCGCGGGGGCCCCGCTGAGCGCCCGCGAGCCCTTCGAGGAGCAGCACGTGCGCTTCGAGAAGCAGCAGTCGTCGGACGAGGAGGAGTGGGCCCTGCCCAGCCCGCCCAGCCCCGAGGCCGGCACCATCCGCTGCGCCTCCTTCTGCGCCGGGTTCCCCGCGCCCGACGCCGACGCCGTGCGCCGGGCGGCCGCTGCCTACGCCCGGGCGGAACACGCCCAGTCCTGGCCCTCCATCAAC TTGCTGCTGGAGACGGTGGACTCTGAGGTGAGGAGCTgccccctgtgccagctggcCTTCCCCATCGGGTACCCGGACGATGCCCTGGTGAAGCACATCGACTCCCACCTGGAGAACAGCAAGATCTGA